A window of Komagataeibacter medellinensis NBRC 3288 contains these coding sequences:
- a CDS encoding DUF6587 family protein: MHAVSWFQVVVAVTVVLACAIYWLGRLFPALGYSGWQVTGTVLRRLHAPARMVHYTTRRAEGGRRGGCGSCSGCGDRNTRPRQHD; this comes from the coding sequence ATGCACGCGGTCTCCTGGTTTCAGGTCGTGGTGGCGGTTACGGTTGTCCTGGCCTGTGCCATATACTGGCTGGGGCGGCTGTTTCCGGCCCTCGGTTACAGCGGCTGGCAGGTAACCGGCACAGTGCTGCGCCGATTGCATGCACCCGCCCGCATGGTCCATTATACCACGCGCCGCGCGGAGGGTGGCAGGCGCGGGGGGTGTGGCAGTTGTTCAGGCTGCGGTGACCGTAATACCAGACCCCGCCAGCATGACTGA
- a CDS encoding EAL domain-containing protein, with amino-acid sequence MSQPNLSAEVLLSALEQAIDATIIINDTNDVIFFNNAASNLWGLDKADVLGKNVNILVPALHRTGHDAFIDRNRESGLNRIVGTSREVEFTRADGEYVCGELSLSKVITDTGRIFYMGVMKNVTDESQQRKILILQNDVLQALASDMLIQDVADLLCRRVESFVPGTVAVLMLIAPNGQLRVLASPTLPKRYRASLESLYISSSEQEKLRLDPKYTTRLIWDSYRSLGVSLGLQQCFCTPVKTRSGQVQGIFALYAREDQGRNTWPQRIVDSCIPFCALAFEQNATKEHISHLANFDSLTGLLNRSSVHKVIESMISKQDGNRQFAIFMLDIDRFRDINDALGHVYADQFLIEIAARIRAISLDGYVVSRSGGDEFVVVVPNCPNKDATTFAERLLATIAKPLQIGENTLTISCSIGISTYPDNGPDSESLLSTADVALRQAKEDGRGTFRFANLEKNQIAQDRLVLGSALRDSLAKGMLNLHYQPQVRTHTLELSGVEALSRWHHPTLGNIYPSRFIAVAEETGQIEAIGRWSLLEACRQIVKWDADGVFVPTVAVNLSAVHFRNRALPEHIAALLRDHNLKPARLTVEITESVMMDSSSDTEEVLQSIRNLGCGLSMDDFGTGYSSLSRLTRLPLTEIKIDRSFINDFEYDTNAQAVTMAVIGIGNRLGMTVVTEGVETEQQRALLEELNCDVMQGYLFAKPLAPDDLEKWVKHHKTIRAILPDAGTAKNVPTKKKSS; translated from the coding sequence ATGTCACAGCCCAACCTGAGTGCTGAAGTCCTGCTTTCGGCACTGGAACAGGCCATAGACGCAACCATTATTATCAATGATACGAATGATGTCATTTTTTTCAATAATGCTGCGTCCAACCTATGGGGCTTGGACAAGGCGGACGTATTAGGCAAGAATGTAAACATCCTGGTGCCGGCACTGCACCGTACCGGTCATGATGCCTTTATCGACCGTAATCGGGAAAGCGGTCTCAACCGCATTGTCGGCACATCACGCGAGGTCGAATTCACCCGCGCGGATGGCGAATATGTGTGTGGTGAACTATCCCTTTCCAAGGTGATCACCGATACCGGGCGCATCTTCTACATGGGGGTGATGAAGAACGTCACCGATGAAAGCCAGCAGCGCAAGATCCTGATCCTACAGAACGACGTACTGCAGGCGCTGGCCAGTGACATGCTGATACAGGACGTGGCCGACCTGTTGTGCCGCCGGGTGGAAAGCTTTGTGCCCGGCACGGTGGCTGTACTCATGCTCATCGCACCCAACGGGCAGTTGCGCGTGCTGGCCAGCCCCACCCTGCCCAAGCGGTATCGCGCCTCGCTCGAGAGCCTGTACATTTCTTCATCCGAGCAGGAAAAGCTACGGCTCGACCCCAAATACACCACCCGCCTAATCTGGGACAGCTACCGCTCGCTGGGCGTATCGCTGGGGTTGCAGCAGTGTTTCTGCACGCCGGTCAAGACCCGCTCAGGGCAGGTGCAGGGCATTTTTGCCCTCTATGCGCGTGAGGATCAGGGCCGCAATACCTGGCCGCAGCGCATTGTCGATTCATGCATACCCTTCTGCGCGCTGGCCTTCGAGCAGAATGCAACGAAGGAGCATATCTCCCACCTTGCCAATTTTGACAGCCTGACCGGCCTGCTCAACCGCTCTTCGGTGCACAAGGTCATTGAAAGCATGATCAGCAAGCAAGATGGCAACCGGCAGTTCGCCATCTTCATGCTCGATATCGACCGCTTCCGCGATATCAACGATGCGCTTGGCCATGTCTATGCCGACCAGTTCCTGATCGAAATCGCAGCCCGCATCCGCGCCATTTCCCTGGATGGCTATGTGGTCAGCCGCTCGGGCGGGGACGAGTTCGTGGTCGTGGTGCCCAACTGCCCCAACAAGGACGCCACCACCTTTGCCGAGCGCCTGCTTGCCACCATCGCCAAGCCACTACAGATAGGCGAGAATACGCTTACCATCTCGTGCAGCATCGGCATCAGCACTTATCCTGATAACGGGCCGGACAGTGAATCCCTGCTCAGCACCGCCGACGTGGCGCTGCGCCAGGCCAAGGAAGACGGACGCGGCACTTTCCGTTTCGCCAACCTGGAGAAAAACCAGATCGCGCAGGACCGGCTTGTGCTTGGCTCGGCGCTACGCGATTCACTGGCCAAGGGCATGCTGAACCTGCACTACCAGCCGCAGGTACGCACCCACACGCTGGAACTGAGCGGGGTGGAAGCGCTTTCACGCTGGCACCACCCCACTTTGGGCAACATCTACCCCTCCCGCTTCATTGCCGTGGCGGAAGAAACCGGCCAGATCGAGGCGATCGGCCGGTGGTCCCTGCTTGAAGCATGCCGCCAGATCGTGAAATGGGATGCCGACGGGGTGTTCGTACCCACTGTTGCCGTCAACCTGTCTGCCGTGCATTTCCGCAACCGCGCGCTGCCCGAGCATATCGCAGCCCTGCTCAGGGACCATAACCTCAAGCCTGCGCGCCTGACGGTGGAAATTACCGAAAGCGTGATGATGGACAGCAGCAGCGATACCGAGGAAGTGCTCCAGTCCATCCGTAACCTGGGCTGCGGGCTGTCGATGGATGATTTCGGCACCGGCTATTCCTCTCTCTCACGGCTTACGCGCCTGCCGCTGACCGAAATCAAGATCGACCGCAGCTTCATCAACGATTTTGAATACGACACCAATGCCCAGGCCGTGACCATGGCCGTGATCGGCATTGGCAACAGACTGGGCATGACGGTCGTGACCGAAGGGGTCGAGACCGAGCAGCAGCGCGCCCTGCTGGAGGAACTGAACTGCGACGTGATGCAGGGCTACCTGTTCGCCAAACCGCTGGCCCCCGATGACCTGGAAAAATGGGTGAAACACCACAAGACGATCCGCGCCATCCTGCCTGATGCCGGGACGGCCAAAAATGTTCCAACAAAAAAGAAATCGTCCTAG
- a CDS encoding putative bifunctional diguanylate cyclase/phosphodiesterase, producing the protein MSAQHDNRLRALTHEDADFWADVVDNVLIVAVTDRRGVITYVNDKFCKISQYSREELLGHTHRILNSGEHGKAFFRDMYRTLYAGETWHGSLCNRAKDGSHYWVATTIIPHRDAHGEISGFVATRFEITELMNTKVRLKKQAATDMLTGLLNRGGFNASLVAAVEASKRRNPDPQVLVMFDLDGFKPVNDIHGHHAGDEVLKTIATRLIELVNTQDAISRLGGDEFALILNKSLKVMPLETILSKLQNLLEEPIMLESATVRISGSIGATLITSEDTMEGLQKNADVAVYAAKQAGGKQARMFTPSLHKTTMERAKILKEARKGVMQKQFEVYYQPILNARTGRIEQAEALMRWHHPERGLLSAGAFTDVFADSALAQIMETHLVQSFHDDIQKWKEAGLPSLRLAVNLSHLDLLNLEQQIDLFSEIRQLNLDPSTFMLEVTEQMLQGRRAEKSRLRLRGLAEDGFGLAMDNFGYGTVRLSTLCELPLQSLKLDRCLVRNIDTDDKARSLIASLIKLGHGYNLAVTVEGVETQEEFDTVRKLGVDYVQGFFISRAVSATELIRITREEAWNPVLS; encoded by the coding sequence ATGTCCGCTCAACATGACAACAGGCTGCGCGCCCTTACGCATGAAGACGCCGATTTCTGGGCGGATGTAGTCGATAACGTACTGATCGTGGCCGTGACCGACCGCAGGGGGGTCATTACCTACGTCAATGATAAATTCTGCAAGATCAGCCAGTATTCGCGCGAGGAACTGCTGGGCCACACCCACCGAATCCTGAATTCGGGGGAGCACGGCAAGGCTTTCTTTCGTGACATGTACCGCACGCTCTACGCAGGCGAGACGTGGCACGGCAGCCTGTGCAACCGGGCGAAGGATGGTAGCCATTACTGGGTGGCCACCACCATCATCCCGCACCGCGACGCCCATGGCGAGATCAGTGGGTTTGTCGCAACCCGTTTCGAGATTACCGAGCTTATGAACACCAAGGTCCGGCTGAAAAAACAGGCCGCGACCGACATGCTGACCGGGCTGCTCAACCGTGGTGGCTTCAACGCCAGCCTTGTCGCGGCGGTAGAAGCCAGCAAGCGCCGCAATCCCGACCCGCAGGTACTGGTCATGTTTGACCTGGACGGGTTCAAGCCGGTCAATGACATCCATGGCCACCATGCGGGTGACGAGGTACTCAAGACCATTGCGACCCGCCTGATCGAACTGGTCAACACACAGGATGCCATAAGCCGACTGGGTGGGGACGAATTCGCCCTGATCCTGAATAAAAGCCTGAAGGTCATGCCGCTTGAGACCATCCTGAGCAAGCTGCAGAACTTACTGGAAGAACCGATCATGCTGGAAAGTGCGACCGTGCGCATTTCCGGCAGTATCGGTGCCACCCTCATTACCAGCGAAGATACGATGGAGGGGCTGCAGAAGAACGCCGACGTGGCGGTCTATGCCGCCAAGCAGGCAGGCGGCAAGCAGGCGCGCATGTTCACGCCCAGCCTGCACAAGACCACGATGGAGCGCGCCAAGATACTGAAGGAAGCGCGCAAGGGCGTGATGCAGAAACAGTTCGAGGTGTATTACCAGCCCATCCTCAACGCCCGCACCGGCCGCATCGAGCAGGCGGAAGCCCTGATGCGCTGGCACCACCCCGAGCGTGGGCTGCTTTCAGCCGGGGCGTTTACCGATGTCTTTGCTGATTCTGCCCTGGCCCAGATCATGGAGACGCATCTGGTGCAGTCCTTTCATGATGATATCCAGAAATGGAAGGAAGCAGGCCTGCCCAGCCTACGGCTGGCGGTCAACCTGTCGCATCTGGACCTGCTTAACCTTGAACAGCAGATCGACCTGTTCAGCGAGATCCGGCAACTCAACCTTGATCCCAGCACCTTCATGCTGGAAGTGACCGAACAGATGCTGCAGGGACGGCGTGCGGAAAAAAGCCGCCTGCGCCTGCGCGGTCTGGCGGAGGACGGGTTCGGGCTTGCCATGGACAATTTCGGCTACGGCACGGTACGCCTTTCCACACTGTGTGAACTGCCGCTGCAATCACTCAAGCTCGACCGTTGCCTGGTGCGCAATATCGATACCGATGACAAGGCACGCAGCCTTATCGCCTCACTCATCAAGCTTGGCCATGGCTACAATCTGGCCGTAACGGTGGAAGGAGTGGAAACACAGGAAGAGTTCGATACCGTGCGCAAGCTTGGGGTGGATTACGTGCAGGGCTTCTTCATCTCGCGCGCGGTCTCAGCCACCGAACTGATCCGCATCACGCGCGAAGAAGCCTGGAACCCGGTGCTGAGCTAG